The sequence TTTTTAAGTTGGTCATGCTGGTTATAAGAGTCCAAGAATCTTGCACGAGGATAGCATGGCAAGAGCACCAGACATCTCACTGGGCATTAGTCATTAAGATGGGGAATACTCCAGCAAATTATACCCTCTATATGACGTGTGCCAATGTGGCCGTGCACCATGCCAATGATCTCGTATCTTGCTGTTCGTGGAGCAATCACAGAGACAAGCACATGATGAATAGGGCTCACAAGAAGGAGATGAGGTGATTGACATGGTGCAGGGCCACTTGGTTCATGGGGTATAGGGTATAATTTCTTGTAGACAAGATGATTGTGTTATCCTAACTTTTAGCTAGATATCTGGAGATGCTAGCCTCCTGGATAAGGTTCGACGTTAAACAGGACATGCGaacatttttatatgataatagaCTAGAGCCTAGTGAAGAATATATATCCAAAACATATATCAGGCTTATGTAGGCCACGGGCATTGCTGGGTTCACAGACCCTGCAAGACGGCATTTGACAATGTCTGATCTTGTACTCCATGGATGACATATTGTACTCCATGGTAATTTTATAAGCCTTATCCACAGCTCAGCCTTCTCCCTCTGATCATTTATCTGTCGCATTAAAACCGTGTGTCCCCATGGGCATACAAAAAATGCTCGACTGACTCAAAAATATCATTCAAAGGTCGCAGAGCTGGTGTGGTGGATTGCAACTGCTCTCTTCTGAATCGGCGTCGTAAAGTGAACCATGAAATGAAGCAAAGTGATTGGTGGAATTTACCCGATGAGTGACTTTTcttagtgatttttttttttttgaattattgtaGCATTGCTCATTCGCATACTATATTCCTAgtaattttcttcttcttcttcttcttttctgtgCAAAAACTAGTCAGAAATGCCAGTAAAAGTGAAGGATTAGGTGTCAAACTTCCAGTATTTTTCGCTGTTGGTTTCTCATAAGCAAATATATAATCTCGTTAACCGTATCGACATTAATCAAACGTACGTAGAACCAGGTTTAAGTTCCATAACCTTTTCACTGCTACCCTCTACAGGCGATTACATGATATACAAATACGTATATGATGATTCAAAACTCGAATAACCTTAGAGCAAAATATTTCAATCCTTCATGCAGTATGTGAAGCGCCCGTCGGAAGTTTATATAGCTTCACCTACGTGCATCTCATGCGGCAAATTTGAGTATGGAGATAAAGAACTCAATGATCATTGAGTTTTAACCAGCCTTCATGCAACTGTAAGGAACCAATTAGCGGGAAGTAATCATGCATCCTCCCTGGCCTCCTCCTCATCCCCACCAAAAGAATCGTGCAGGTCTCGCGTGTACCCCGTTGTGGTGTCCAAGAAATACAGCAAGCAGCAGATCACCACAGAACTAGCCAGCATGGGAACCGGCCCAAAAATCCAAACGAACAGAGTGAACGACGCGTAGAACGCCCTCAAGCCGAGGGACCAGAAGAAGCTCCCCCGGTTGAGACTCCTGGCGACGTAGGCGACGGAGACGCCGCCGTCCCTCAATGCACCGGTGGTGGCCGGCACGACAAGAAGGAAGCTGACATGGGCGTAGTAGCGGATGGACTGAACGATGCAGAGGAAGGCGAGGATGAAGCAGAGGGAGATGGCGAAGAACTTCACCGACGCGATGCGGGCCGTCTTGTTGCCATAGACCAACAAAGAGGCGGCCGCCGAGCTGGTGGTGGAGGCGCCGACGAAGACGCTGATGAGGGAAGCGAGGGTGATGGCGGTGGTGGCCAGTACTGTGGATGCCATGATGTTGTTGCGCAGTGTTTGCACCGCGAGAACACCGTTCTTCAGTGGGTCCTGGTAATACAACAAGGAACAATGAGAAAAAGGCTTGTTCATTGGCTCATTGCATGAGAAACCTTatcatttgtttttgttttttttcttttttttcgcaAGGCAAATGGCTGGGCCCAGGATGTTTAAAACCTTTCAGATACGTTAAAATTTGGCCCACAAGCCGGCTCTTTCACTCAACTCTATGAGACGGCTCGATTGGGCCCATGGTCTGACCCAAaagtgaaaaataaataaaataaaattgagcACATGATATAGAACAGAGGTTCGgaggtagattttttttttcatgacatTAATCATTGAATCATATCTAGCAGATTTAAAAGCActtcaaattttttatttttctgtctgCATGAATTATTGCAGGATTCAATGGTGCTCATCTGAAAAAAGATGGATCATCCTTGAAGTttatatagaaaaataattaatatgGTAGTGATTATGTATGTCCATATTATATTACAGCAGCCCTGGTAAAACCaacataatatttttaaattaaattaataggACAAGATGAAGAATATGTTGATAAGAAATATCAGTTTGATTTTGGTGCACTGGAAAAGGATGTCGAGGTTTGATAGATACTTTTCAATAATGAAAACTTACCCCCGAGTCGTCTTGTTTATGTGGAAGGTGGCTTAGAGGTGTTTACTTACTAGTGGAGTTTTGGTGAGGCGGGGAGTGAGAATTCCTGCCGGATGTGGAGCTTGCTAGCCGACCGAGGCGTTCATTTACCGTGTTCTTTTTGAGTGCCCGAGAGCCAGTCAAATATGGAGATGTGCCTCAGCTCAGGCTAACCAGAGGTAGATGTAGGCGTCCACCGAGAAGTTCCTACGACATTTTGAGGCCTCAGCTCGAGAGTCCGGATGGAAGGAGAGGGGGACTCGTGATGCCTACCTGGCCTATCATTCCTGGCTGGATAGTAATACACGAATTTTCGACGGCGATAGCCCCCACTCAAGGATAGTGGCAGACCGAGCTCTACGGCATGCGGCGGAGATCACCGGCACTATTGAGGCTTTACCTACTGGGTTggtcagggacatctggggcctcCATTCTGCTCTTGCAGTATTCAGGATGATATTGGTATCCTAGGTGCCTCCACCTCCTAGctatctcaaggtgaacttcgatgggAGCGTAGCAGAGGACGGAAACAGCGGAGGTATGGGATTTGTCATTAGGGATCACGATGCTAGACTCGTGGTGGCAGGTGGGCGGAGGATTTTTAACTCGTCAGTAGTGGCCGCTGAGTTTCAGGCGGCTTTAGAGGGTGtctcctatgcgaggcgggtactAGGTGCGGATCGTATCCTCCTCGAGGGGAATTCGACCATAGTGATTGAGTAGATCCGGAAATGGGGGTGCTTAGTCGAAAACCAGCAGCTGATTTTGATTTTTAGGAAAAGTTTGTCCCAACTCTCAACTCAAAAATCTCGGAATTTCCCGCTCTACATTTCCTTGTCACCTTTTCCTCGGTACTTAGCTGACAATTCTCTAATTGTGATGGCGCATGGACACATTCCTTTGGTTCCCCATCAACTCCACTGAACGAAAAGGGGTTCCCCGGAGATGACTAGCTTCAAGATCACAGTTGCGTTAAAAACCCGTTTGCAGACCGTAGTTTTCTTTCTCTACATAGAAGTATAGCATCCTTAATGGTAGGCATGTTCCTTCTTTAATATTGTCCATCAAAGTCATGCATTCGACTTGCTGAAGATAATGAACACTTAGCAAAATAAAAGCTAGTGAATTATAGTGATGGAACCCCGGCCTCTACCACAATCTTAGGTTCCAGGGTTAACACAGTTGCATATTTGTCATTGAATGGCATAATTGGCCATCTATGTGATCGCTAAGTGCCATATAAAAATTGAAGCATCTACTGAATCGAACATCCATCATTCTGATTCACTTAATAATCAACTCTTGGCAAGTGTGGAATGGATGTTTTGAGACTTCGTTCATTATCAATCCTCTTTCTATTATATGCTGCAATACCAATTGATGAAATTGTCAAACACATGACATGAATTCTTTCTAACACCtaatgtaacaactcaggacctcacctaaaaaaaGCTAcccggaaagtattatttgggcttcttgatcctgtataagtaccgaagatctacccagcaaatagtTGATGTGAGATTAAGTACAC is a genomic window of Phoenix dactylifera cultivar Barhee BC4 chromosome 4, palm_55x_up_171113_PBpolish2nd_filt_p, whole genome shotgun sequence containing:
- the LOC103705643 gene encoding uncharacterized protein LOC103705643; amino-acid sequence: MEEKYWDLVLVPLGLLVLATYHSWLLLTILRHPKRTVIGLNALARQRWVRAMMADPLKNGVLAVQTLRNNIMASTVLATTAITLASLISVFVGASTTSSAAASLLVYGNKTARIASVKFFAISLCFILAFLCIVQSIRYYAHVSFLLVVPATTGALRDGGVSVAYVARSLNRGSFFWSLGLRAFYASFTLFVWIFGPVPMLASSVVICCLLYFLDTTTGYTRDLHDSFGGDEEEAREDA